The sequence below is a genomic window from Flagellimonas marinaquae.
CAACGGGTCCCTGTCCAATTCCAACAGAGAAATATTTTGGGACAATTGCTGATCCATTTGCTTTTTGAGGGCATCTTCGCCTATAACATAACCGCCATTGCTATAAATTACTTGGGACAGGTCCACATCAATTCGTCGTTTAAAAATTTTATAGTATAAAAACTGGAATCCACTGGTCCGTAGTTTTGCTTCTATTTGATTTTCGGCATTCTTACCCAACAATAATGAATCTGGCAAATTGCGATAATTTAATGTAAAAATTGTCCGGGACTCATAGGTTTCGGAAAGATTACTGATAAACCATGCCAAAAATGAGCATAACAAGAAAAGTGAAAACACCTTCACTTTCTTTTTATTGAGGCCATGCAATACCCTTTTGAACACTTTTACTTTTTCTTGAAAAACAATTTTGGAAACAGTTCCTCTGGCTCCTTACTACTAAAGTTAAGCAACATTGTGGACTTGAAAAAACCAATTCCATATCCGGTAAACTGAATTAAAGCAGCAAATATGGCCAAAAATGACACAATTAGGTTTTTACTTTTGATCAATGCATCCAAAAACAGGATCGAAAAATAGAATACATAGAGCAATAATGGCAACCAAAGTCCAAAGATTGAAAGAATGATCGCAACACTCAGTCCCAGTATGAACAAAGTAGGGAACCAATAGGTCGGTTTCGCCGTTCCGGGGTGCCATTTGTTCAAAATGGGGCGTACACTGCCAAATTTATTCACCTGAATATAAAATTTGTTCCAATCGATACGCCTCTTGTGGTAGACGTAGGCATCTGGAAACAACCTTGTATCGAAACCTGCTTTCCAAATTCGAAAAGTAAGGTCAGGGTCTTCTCCGGGATGAATCCTGCCAAACCCTCCGGCCTTTTCGAAAGCCTCTCGGGAAATGCCCATGTTAAAGCTACGGGGCTGAAATTTGCCTACTGCTTTTTTCCCCCCACGAATCCCTCCTGTGGTCAAAAAAGAGGTCATTACATAGTTGATGGCCTTCTGAATTGTAGTAAAAGAAGTGTCGGCGGCATCAGGACCGCCAAAACAATGGACAAACTCTTTTTTAAGTTCTTTATCGACCTCGGACAAATATTGTTTGGGGAGAATACAATCCGAATCCAAAACTATAAAGTAATTCCCTTTTGCGCGTTCCATTCCGTAGTTTCTGGAGTCGCCAGGCCCGGAATTTTCTTTGAAATAGTAGGAAATCTGAAGGTTTTCCCGAAAAGAGTTTACAAT
It includes:
- a CDS encoding glycosyltransferase; amino-acid sequence: MNTFFSIIIPVYNRPEEVRELLESLQSQNYAEDFEVVIVEDGSADSSEQIVNSFRENLQISYYFKENSGPGDSRNYGMERAKGNYFIVLDSDCILPKQYLSEVDKELKKEFVHCFGGPDAADTSFTTIQKAINYVMTSFLTTGGIRGGKKAVGKFQPRSFNMGISREAFEKAGGFGRIHPGEDPDLTFRIWKAGFDTRLFPDAYVYHKRRIDWNKFYIQVNKFGSVRPILNKWHPGTAKPTYWFPTLFILGLSVAIILSIFGLWLPLLLYVFYFSILFLDALIKSKNLIVSFLAIFAALIQFTGYGIGFFKSTMLLNFSSKEPEELFPKLFFKKK